Proteins co-encoded in one Salvia splendens isolate huo1 chromosome 4, SspV2, whole genome shotgun sequence genomic window:
- the LOC121798876 gene encoding peroxidase 66 — MVSKMKYYISILLVLAGIYQSRAALDAHYYAETCPEAESIIFEAVHDASAHDPKVPARLLRMFFHDCFIRGCDASVLVDSTPNNKAEKDGPPNLSLAAFYVIDAAKTKLEKACPKTVSCADILAVAARDVVVLSGGPTWRVAAGRKDGKISSANETINLPSPSSNTSQLIQSFAQRGLSAKDLVALSGGHTLGFSHCSSFEGRLRNFSAAHDTDPTLHPKLAAELKRKCPKPNGDRNAGQFLDATSSIFDNDYYRRVAGGEGVFVSDQSLLGDYRTRWIVEAFARDQGLFFKEFADSMIRLGNVGVVEAGGQVRQNCRLVN, encoded by the exons ATGGTTTCAAAAATGAAGTATTATATCAGCATTCTTCTTGTTTTAGCCGGAATTTATCAGTCGAGAGCTGCTCTTGATGCCCATTACTATGCCGAAACATGCCCTGAAGCTGAAAGTATCATCTTCGAAGCTGTTCACGACGCATCAGCTCATGATCCTAAAGTCCCTGCTCGTTTACTCAGAATGTTCTTTCATGATTGTTTCATCAGG GGTTGTGATGCATCGGTGTTGGTGGATTCGACCCCAAACAATAAAGCGGAGAAGGATGGCCCTCCCAATCTCTCACTGGCTGCATTTTATGTGATCGATGCCGCAAAAACTAAGCTAGAAAAAGCTTGCCCCAAAACAGTCTCTTGTGCTGATATATTAGCAGTAGCAGCTAGAGACGTCGTCGTGCTG TCGGGAGGGCCCACATGGAGGGTGGCGGCGGGAAGAAAAGACGGGAAAATATCAAGCGCAAACGAAACCATAAATCTGCCATCGCCATCATCCAACACATCGCAGCTGATTCAAAGCTTCGCGCAAAGAGGGCTATCGGCGAAAGATCTGGTGGCGCTCTCCGGCGGGCACACGCTGGGGTTCTCGCACTGCTCCTCCTTCGAGGGCCGCCTCCGCAACTTCAGCGCCGCCCACGACACCGACCCCACGCTGCACCCGAAGCTGGCGGCGGAGCTGAAGAGGAAGTGCCCCAAGCCCAACGGCGACAGGAATGCGGGCCAGTTCCTGGACGCCACGTCATCGATCTTCGACAACGATTACTACAGGAGGGTGGCGGGCGGGGAGGGCGTGTTCGTGTCCGATCAGTCGCTTTTAGGGGATTACAGGACGCGGTGGATCGTGGAGGCGTTCGCGAGGGATCAGGGTCTGTTTTTCAAGGAGTTTGCGGATTCCATGATTCGGCTTGGGAATGTCGGAGTTGTTGAGGCTGGTGGACAAGTCAGACAGAATTGCAGACTTGTTAATTGA
- the LOC121798280 gene encoding pentatricopeptide repeat-containing protein At2g29760, chloroplastic-like isoform X2 yields MQNVQPLTLEVCSLVMKLAAVCSRRFSTSNITKSNPFYGNRIVHERIRELHAHLVRTHHHRNSNAMSPVIKSYALSQISIHKAGSSFNDIDQPTLPIWNHMIRGHSAGDTPVAALHMFGKMHHSGLRGDNLTFIFLCKACARVLDFTFGEMVHVHIFKLGFESYLYVCNALIHMYGFCGELFYSRRVFDEMGDKDLVSWNSIICSYSQCANYYEVLGLFDAMVVENVKADAVTLVKVVLACNHLGAWKFLDYVVEYIENNRVHIDVYLGNTLINVYGRRGLIGFARRIFDRMTVRNVVSWNVMVIATAKSGDLAAARKIFSEMPERDVISWTSMITGYAQGNQHDDAISLLKEMMVAKAIPDKITVATVLSSCARLGRLEMGRAIHDYVINESVESDIYVENALIDMYCKCGSVEEAMEVFDEMKVKDSVSWSSVITGLAVNGNSGRALQLFMEMSRGGGLRPTHGAFVGVLLACVHSGLVEKGLEFFCSMQKDHGLAPEMTHYGCVVDLLCRSGDLSRAYEFIRKMPIVPSAAVWMILLSACKTHGNLVLARIASEKLLELDPGNGANYVLSSNSYASAERWDDAIKVRELMGSRDIPKPVGWSCVGTNHIPTEQSS; encoded by the exons ATGCAAAATGTACAGCCACTAACTCTAGAAGTCTGTTCCCTTGTGATGAAACTCGCGGCAGTCTGTTCCCGCCGCTTCTCCACCTCGAACATCACCAAGTCCAATCCATTTTACGGCAACCGGATCGTCCATGAACGAATCAGGGAGCTGCACGCGCACCTTGTCCGTACCCACCATCACAGGAACTCGAATGCAATGTCACCAGTCATCAAATCCTACGCCCTTTCTCAAATATCTATCCATAAAGCAGGTTCCTCTTTTAACGATATCGACCAACCCACACTGCCCATCTGGAATCACATGATACGCGGTCACTCCGCAGGCGACACCCCTGTTGCTGCACTCCACATGTTTGGTAAAATGCATCACTCAGGATTGCGTGGTGATAATCTCACTTTTATATTTCTGTGCAAAGCTTGTGCTAGGGTTTTGGATTTTACATTCGGGGAAATGGTCcatgttcatatttttaaacTTGGGTTCGAGTCGTATCTCTATGTGTGCAACGCTTTGATTCATATGTACGGTTTTTGTGGTGAATTGTTTTATTCGAGAagagtgtttgatgaaatgggTGATAAGGACTTGGTTTCTTGGAACTCTATCATCTGTTCGTACAGTCAATGCGCGAATTATTATGAGGTTTTGGGCCTTTTTGATGCGATGGTAGTGGAAAATGTGAAGGCTGATGCTGTGACTTTGGTAAAAGTTGTTTTAGCTTGTAACCATTTAGGTGCGTGGAAATTTTTGGATTATGTGGTGGAGTATATAGAGAATAATCGTGTTCATATTGATGTGTACTTGGGAAATACACTGATTAATGTATATGGAAGGCGCGGTTTGATTGGATTCGCTCGAAGGATTTTTGACAGGATGACTGTAAGGAATGTGGTTTCTTGGAATGTGATGGTTATTGCGACTGCCAAATCGGGCGATTTAGCTGCAGCCAGGAAAATCTTCAGTGAAATGCCGGAGAGAGATGTGATTTCGTGGACTTCCATGATCACCGGATACGCTCAGGGCAACCAACATGATGATGCTATCAGTCTTTTAAAAGAGATGATGGTAGCAAAGGCCATTCCCGATAAAATCACAGTAGCGACAGTGCTATCTTCCTGTGCGCGTCTAGGGAGGCTTGAGATGGGTCGGGCTATTCATGATTACGTGATCAATGAGAGTGTTGAATCAGATATCTATGTTGAGAATGCTCTTATAGACATGTATTGCAAATGTGGATCTGTTGAAGAGGCAATGGAGGTGTTTGATGAGATGAAAGTGAAGGACTCTGTGTCGTGGAGTTCGGTCATCACTGGTCTTGCTGTGAATGGAAATTCTGGCCGCGCTCTTCAATTATTCATGGAAATGTCGAGAGGAGGAGGATTAAGACCGACCCATGGAGCTTTTGTTGGGGTGCTGCTGGCTTGCGTCCATTCGGGTTTGGTGGAGAAAGGGTTGGAATTTTTCTGCAGTATGCAAAAGGATCATGGATTGGCACCGGAAATGACACACTACGGGTGTGTCGTGGATCTTTTATGTCGGTCTGGCGACCTTAGTAGGGCGTATGAATTCATAAGGAAGATGCCTATAGTTCCCAGTGCTGCAGTGTGGATGATATTATTGAGTGCTTGTAAAACTCATGGTAATCTGGTTTTAGCAAGAATTGCTTCTGAGAAGCTTCTGGAATTGGATCCGGGTAATGGTGCAAACTATGTGCTCTCATCCAACTCATATGCCAGTGCAGAGAGATGGGATGATGCTATAAAAGTGAGGGAACTGATGGGCAGCAGGGACATCCCCAAGCCGGTAGGTTGGAGTTGTGTAGGAACCAACCACATTCCGA CTGAACAAAGCAGCTAA
- the LOC121798280 gene encoding pentatricopeptide repeat-containing protein At2g29760, chloroplastic-like isoform X1, whose translation MQNVQPLTLEVCSLVMKLAAVCSRRFSTSNITKSNPFYGNRIVHERIRELHAHLVRTHHHRNSNAMSPVIKSYALSQISIHKAGSSFNDIDQPTLPIWNHMIRGHSAGDTPVAALHMFGKMHHSGLRGDNLTFIFLCKACARVLDFTFGEMVHVHIFKLGFESYLYVCNALIHMYGFCGELFYSRRVFDEMGDKDLVSWNSIICSYSQCANYYEVLGLFDAMVVENVKADAVTLVKVVLACNHLGAWKFLDYVVEYIENNRVHIDVYLGNTLINVYGRRGLIGFARRIFDRMTVRNVVSWNVMVIATAKSGDLAAARKIFSEMPERDVISWTSMITGYAQGNQHDDAISLLKEMMVAKAIPDKITVATVLSSCARLGRLEMGRAIHDYVINESVESDIYVENALIDMYCKCGSVEEAMEVFDEMKVKDSVSWSSVITGLAVNGNSGRALQLFMEMSRGGGLRPTHGAFVGVLLACVHSGLVEKGLEFFCSMQKDHGLAPEMTHYGCVVDLLCRSGDLSRAYEFIRKMPIVPSAAVWMILLSACKTHGNLVLARIASEKLLELDPGNGANYVLSSNSYASAERWDDAIKVRELMGSRDIPKPVGWSCVGTNHIPKINYHLLITKKGKGHKFITISLSLLIKLIRT comes from the exons ATGCAAAATGTACAGCCACTAACTCTAGAAGTCTGTTCCCTTGTGATGAAACTCGCGGCAGTCTGTTCCCGCCGCTTCTCCACCTCGAACATCACCAAGTCCAATCCATTTTACGGCAACCGGATCGTCCATGAACGAATCAGGGAGCTGCACGCGCACCTTGTCCGTACCCACCATCACAGGAACTCGAATGCAATGTCACCAGTCATCAAATCCTACGCCCTTTCTCAAATATCTATCCATAAAGCAGGTTCCTCTTTTAACGATATCGACCAACCCACACTGCCCATCTGGAATCACATGATACGCGGTCACTCCGCAGGCGACACCCCTGTTGCTGCACTCCACATGTTTGGTAAAATGCATCACTCAGGATTGCGTGGTGATAATCTCACTTTTATATTTCTGTGCAAAGCTTGTGCTAGGGTTTTGGATTTTACATTCGGGGAAATGGTCcatgttcatatttttaaacTTGGGTTCGAGTCGTATCTCTATGTGTGCAACGCTTTGATTCATATGTACGGTTTTTGTGGTGAATTGTTTTATTCGAGAagagtgtttgatgaaatgggTGATAAGGACTTGGTTTCTTGGAACTCTATCATCTGTTCGTACAGTCAATGCGCGAATTATTATGAGGTTTTGGGCCTTTTTGATGCGATGGTAGTGGAAAATGTGAAGGCTGATGCTGTGACTTTGGTAAAAGTTGTTTTAGCTTGTAACCATTTAGGTGCGTGGAAATTTTTGGATTATGTGGTGGAGTATATAGAGAATAATCGTGTTCATATTGATGTGTACTTGGGAAATACACTGATTAATGTATATGGAAGGCGCGGTTTGATTGGATTCGCTCGAAGGATTTTTGACAGGATGACTGTAAGGAATGTGGTTTCTTGGAATGTGATGGTTATTGCGACTGCCAAATCGGGCGATTTAGCTGCAGCCAGGAAAATCTTCAGTGAAATGCCGGAGAGAGATGTGATTTCGTGGACTTCCATGATCACCGGATACGCTCAGGGCAACCAACATGATGATGCTATCAGTCTTTTAAAAGAGATGATGGTAGCAAAGGCCATTCCCGATAAAATCACAGTAGCGACAGTGCTATCTTCCTGTGCGCGTCTAGGGAGGCTTGAGATGGGTCGGGCTATTCATGATTACGTGATCAATGAGAGTGTTGAATCAGATATCTATGTTGAGAATGCTCTTATAGACATGTATTGCAAATGTGGATCTGTTGAAGAGGCAATGGAGGTGTTTGATGAGATGAAAGTGAAGGACTCTGTGTCGTGGAGTTCGGTCATCACTGGTCTTGCTGTGAATGGAAATTCTGGCCGCGCTCTTCAATTATTCATGGAAATGTCGAGAGGAGGAGGATTAAGACCGACCCATGGAGCTTTTGTTGGGGTGCTGCTGGCTTGCGTCCATTCGGGTTTGGTGGAGAAAGGGTTGGAATTTTTCTGCAGTATGCAAAAGGATCATGGATTGGCACCGGAAATGACACACTACGGGTGTGTCGTGGATCTTTTATGTCGGTCTGGCGACCTTAGTAGGGCGTATGAATTCATAAGGAAGATGCCTATAGTTCCCAGTGCTGCAGTGTGGATGATATTATTGAGTGCTTGTAAAACTCATGGTAATCTGGTTTTAGCAAGAATTGCTTCTGAGAAGCTTCTGGAATTGGATCCGGGTAATGGTGCAAACTATGTGCTCTCATCCAACTCATATGCCAGTGCAGAGAGATGGGATGATGCTATAAAAGTGAGGGAACTGATGGGCAGCAGGGACATCCCCAAGCCGGTAGGTTGGAGTTGTGTAGGAACCAACCACATTCCGA AAATAAACTATCATCTACTTATCACAAAGAAAGGCAAAGGGCACAAATTTATTACTATTTCTCTTTCCTTATTGATCAAATTAATAAGAACATGA
- the LOC121798282 gene encoding dehydration-responsive element-binding protein 1C-like, giving the protein MSITQTETTEKHTSISSTHCFLMNHFSVSDDQLNLASNSPKKRAGRKKFRETRHPVYRGVRRRDSGKWVCELREPNKKSRIWLGTFATAEMAARAHDVAAIALRGRSACLNFADSTWRLPVPASLSAQDIRKAAMEAAEACCSDQPAEVASEASAEQPWLMYDDEEQVFGMHGLVADMAEGLMLPPPPPPPIYYHDVEFGADVALWSYSF; this is encoded by the coding sequence ATGAGTATCACACAAACTGAAACAACTGAAAAACACACCTCAATTTCTTCGACTCACTGCTTTTTGATGAACCATTTCTCAGTCTCAGATGATCAACTAAATCTAGCTTCCAACAGCCCCAAGAAGCGGGCCGGCCGGAAGAAGTTCCGAGAGACACGCCACCCAGTCTACCGCGGCGTGCGTCGCCGTGACTCCGGAAAGTGGGTCTGCGAGCTCAGAGAGCCCAACAAGAAGTCAAGAATCTGGCTCGGGACCTTCGCCACCGCCGAGATGGCCGCCCGTGCTCACGACGTTGCAGCGATCGCCTTGAGAGGGCGGTCGGCTTGCCTCAACTTCGCGGACTCCACCTGGCGGCTGCCGGTTCCGGCATCGTTGAGTGCTCAGGACATTCGGAAGGCGGCAATGGAGGCAGCTGAGGCGTGCTGCTCTGATCAGCCGGCTGAGGTGGCCAGTGAAGCGTCTGCGGAGCAGCCGTGGCTTATGTATGATGATGAGGAGCAAGTGTTTGGGATGCATGGATTGGTGgcggatatggctgaggggctgatgctgccgccgccgcctcctcctcctatCTACTATCATGACGTGGAATTCGGTGCTGATGTGGCACTCTGGAGTTATTCTTTCTAG
- the LOC121800583 gene encoding two-component response regulator ARR10-like, with product MASENICLKRSSKPRRSCDSISILVVDDDTTCLAVVAALLKKFKYSVVTAKHPNDALCALRIKGGAFDLVVSDVNMPDMNGFQLREAITHEFNLPVILMSVDSKEVVLSKANKSGAALFISKPVSPNDLKDLWQFAAIKKKANSNENSKRRPHNKERFECGDANTKKPKVIWTNALHYRFLEAIRSIGLESKENVASHLQKYRMFLKRVSDASCKLEDDEAMIRTTSYASNYSLYRLTKPQFRFENFPDSYQTHPTSYISLGSNSINRNSEVTSALPSTTHLVHQQSGNSVNFAIDELLNNIDQTCYAEHLNEPLLLPPLPWSNLSLVQDQQFNGGIVDDSPFCSVYELPASNVQQPFNLNPTHLHSSIPSYQLINFQQQHGCEYTESSSLLYDGIGMNSSSYDLAGYQVQGTIDSVVFGTTSSQFHKAIDSTNQACYSVTSSSSITAPDIMLTTDFCSMQCDYNDAALESLLAFGLFGEDQIQTLEGL from the exons ATGGCAAGTGAAAATATTTGTTTGAAGCGCTCGTCTAAGCCAAGAAGATCATGCGATTCGATAAGTATTTTGGTGGTGGATGATGATACAACATGCCTTGCAGTGGTTGCAGCATTGCTTAAGAAGTTCAAATATTCAG TTGTGACGGCGAAGCACCCTAATGATGCGCTGTGCGCGCTTCGGATCAAGGGCGGTGCGTTTGATTTGGTGGTGTCGGACGTCAACATGCCAGACATGAACGGTTTCCAGCTTCGAGAAGCCATCACACATGAATTCAATCTGCCTGTGATAT TGATGTCGGTTGATAGCAAAGAGGTTGTGCTTTCGAAGGCGAACAAGAGTGGCGCTGCACTTTTCATTTCAAAGCCAGTGTCTCCAAATGACTTGAAGGATTTATGGCAATTTGCTGCCATCAAAAAGAAAGCAAATAGTAATGAAAACTCCAAGAGAAGACCACACAATAAAGAGAGGTTTGAATGTGGTGATGCTAATACTAAAAAGCCCAAAGTTATCTGGACTAATGCACTGCATTATCGCTTCTTGGAGGCTATTAGAAGCATTGGTCTCGAGAGTAA AGAAAATGTAGCTAGCCATTTGCAGAAATATAGGATGTTCCTGAAACGAGTTTCGGATGCAAGTTGCAAACTTGAGGATGATGAGGCTATGATTCGGACAACAAGCTATGCGTCAAATTATTCTCTCTACAGACTAACCAAACCTCAGTTTCGGTTTGAGAACTTTCCGGATTCATATCAGACACATCCCACATCCTATATTAGTCTTGGCTCAAATTCAATCAACAGAAATTCTGAAGTTACTTCTGCATTGCCTTCTACTACTCATTTAGTGCACCAACAATCAGGAAACTCTGTGAATTTTGCTATTGATGAGTTGCTGAACAATATTGACCAAACTTGTTACGCGGAACATTTAAATGAACCGTTGCTGCTGCCACCACTGCCTTGGTCGAATCTGTCCTTGGTCCAAGACCAGCAGTTCAATGGAGGGATAGTTGATGATTCGCCGTTTTGTTCTGTTTATGAATTGCCTGCCTCAAATGTACAACAGCCCTTCAACTTGAATCCAACTCATCTTCACAGCAGTATTCCCTCATATCAACTCATCAACTTCCAACAG CAGCATGGATGTGAATATACTGAAAGCTCCTCCCTCTTATATGATGGCATTGGCATGAATAGTTCATCTTATGATCTAGCTGGCTACCAG GTACAAGGAACAATAGACTCTGTGGTGTTTGGCACTACTTCTTCTCAGTTTCATAAAGCTATTGATTCTACAAATCAGGCATGCTATTCTGTAACTTCATCATCTTCTATTACTGCGCCCGATATAATGCTTACGACCGACTTTTGTTCAATGCAGTGCGACTACAACGACGCTGCTCTGGAATCTTTACTTGCTTTTGGACTGTTTGGAGAGGATCAAATCCAAACCCTTGAAGGGCTTTGA
- the LOC121798281 gene encoding BAG family molecular chaperone regulator 3-like, translating to MMRMRTKNETLPPDFNGGRGAEKEWEMRPGGMLVQKRTDGGEESRVPPPPTIRVRVKYGSLYHEIRISSQSTFGELKKMLSAPTGLHHQDQKLFYKDKERNSTAYLDSAGVKDKSKLVLEEDAISKEKRFLEMRKNAKMEKAAKTLSDISLEVDRLASQVSSLETVISKGGKVVDKDLVNLIELLMNQLLKLDGVIAEGDLKLQRKMQVRRIQKHVEKLDAMKLKNSMTGNQVSWQKHSNGTDVPSSPGQHQPRHSLGESLIDCDSPKLQDEHQPSRGSGSGTSVVITTQWETFDSTSNPFLGSPSTSSTTEKGNSRPAFSWNLL from the exons ATGATGCGGATGAGGACTAAGAATGAAACGTTACCACCCGATTTTAACGGCGGCAGAGGCGCGGAGAAAGAGTGGGAGATGAGGCCCGGCGGAATGCTGGTCCAGAAGCGTACCGACGGTGGAGAAGAGAGCCGAGTGCCGCCGCCGCCCACCATTCGAGTCCGCGTCAAATACGGTTCACTTTATCATGAAATCCGCATCAGCTCTCAATCAACCTTCG GGGAATTGAAGAAGATGCTGTCGGCGCCGACGGGGCTGCACCACCAGGATCAGAAGCTGTTTTACAAGGATAAGGAGAGGAATTCGACTGCGTATCTAGACAGTGCCGGAGTGAAAGACAAGTCCAAATTGGTGTTGGAAGAGGACGCGATTAGCAAGGAGAAACGCTTCCTCGAAATGAGGAAGAATGCTAAAATGGAGAAGGCTGCAAAAACGCTGTCAGACATCAGCTTGGAGGTTGATAGGCTCGCTTCGCAG GTTTCTTCTCTTGAAACTGTTATTTCTAAAGGCGGGAAAGTGGTGGATAAGGATTTAGTGAACCTCATTGAGCTCTTGATGAATCAATTGCTCAAATTGGATGGTGTCATTGCTGAGGGCGATCTCAAATTACAGAGGAAAATGCAG GTGAGAAGAATACAGAAGCATGTGGAGAAACTTGATGCGATGAAACTCAAGAATTCGATGACTGGAAACCAAGTTTCATGGCAGAAGCACTCGAATGGTACTGATGTGCcttcttcacctggtcagcaTCAACCCCGGCATTCCCTGGGGGAGTCTTTGATCGACTGCGATTCACCAAAGCTGCAGGACGAACATCAACCTTCAaggggctcgggctcgggcacTTCTGTGGTGATCACAACACAATGGGAGACTTTTGATTCTACTTCAAATCCATTTTTAGGTAGCCCTTCGACCTCCAGTACAACGGAAAAAGGAAACAGTCGTCCAGCTTTCAGTTGGAACTTGCTGTGA